Within Lactobacillus amylovorus DSM 20531, the genomic segment AGCTGATAAATTAGTAGGACATAAACAAGAAGAGCTTTGGGCATTATATATTGATAATGCTAGTCATATCATTGCCGAGAAAAAATTATTTCAAGGTACATTAAACAGATCAGTAGCCCATCCGCGGGAGATTTTTCGTTGGGCTGTAATCTATGGCTGTTCAGGGATTTTTATTGCTCATAATCATCCGAGTGGCAAACTAATGCCGTCTTCCAGTGATTTTGAATTAACGGAGGATTTATGCCAAGTAGCAAAGATGATGAAAATTGACTTTTTGGACCACTTTATTGTGGGTCAAGGTCACTATCTGAGCATGCGTGAAGAAAAATTAGTTTAAACTTCTTTAAAATTCGCGCGAAAATCACCTTTAAAGTTATAGTATGCTATAATTATTCAAGATTTAGAGACCGCAACAATTAAGGAGAGATTTTTGTGTTTG encodes:
- a CDS encoding JAB domain-containing protein; the protein is MKEKNSSHCFVRTDLELLVQLFRQFEDKGITDFRELENFFGKNQLANFDDLVQFITGPDCPDDIAIAAEEVLDRLRLASPKRKAVLTSSVEVGNYLADKLVGHKQEELWALYIDNASHIIAEKKLFQGTLNRSVAHPREIFRWAVIYGCSGIFIAHNHPSGKLMPSSSDFELTEDLCQVAKMMKIDFLDHFIVGQGHYLSMREEKLV